AAGTGTCGATGATTTGGATTTTATCACCAAACAGGTCagtattttgctttttctctgttttttttttaattaaaagaTTAGTTTTAGCCTTTGCTTTTCTCtgttacttcttttttgagatCACTCGTGGTCAAAATTGTCGCACATAACAGTTGATATTACTGATGTTCGTCTCATTTGAGAAATGGGTCTAATTTTCTTGTCGATTTATCCTGACTTCTAAACTCTGCTTACTTGTTTCATTGTAAACgatcttaattttattttcttgttttagcCCGTTTAATTATTAGAAGATGTCTTAGATTTTACTTGCTAAAGGTATGAAAGCGGAAAGGGAGGAAAAGCTCTAAAAGACACCCATAACATAGGAAATTATTACGGCATCTTGCAGAATTAGATTTAAATTAAACTTAGAGAggacttttttggatttgttcgTTTCCATCTGTTGTTAATTTATAActtgttttctccttttcttgttCCTTCTATCCTCCTACATATCTCATTCTAGATCTTGGAATCTCTCCTTAATCGCGACAAATATCGGCGTGGAAATGAATCCTTGAACAGCTTGGTGACATTATTCGAAGGACGTATTAATGAAGTGAAAAGTCTGCTTGAAAGAGGTTAGACTTGATAGAGAGTTTCTATCCTATGACTTCCTCACTCGAtattgttattcctttctttgtttttctcgcttgttttgatttttctctcgGATTACAATCTCGTCTAATCATGCATACCGAGAGATTTCAGTGCCTGAATTTCGTGCTCGAGAAGATCTCATTCGTCAGCTTGAGAACTGTGTGCAGGAACGAAATGAAGTGATCGACAGACTAGAAACAAATCTCAAAGTGGCCGAAATGGCCCTTACGTCAGCTGTTTATCAGGTGATCCTTTCTACTTTGCTTGAGATTCTCCTTCTGAACATAATTTTCTGATTAGAATCTCACTAAATATTCTGCTTCAATAACGTCCCATCAGCGTCCTGTTAGTGGTTGAGTCCTTCATAGACTTTTGCTTTTGTGAAACTCTATGAAAGTGTTTTTCGGCGAGTATATCCACTTCGCCCTATTTGAAGTTTAAAGTTTGGCAGACTGGTAGTTATGCGGTGCCGAGTTAGTTTATTTCTCTAGAAATCTGTCTGTAATCATCAATaatctgtcttttttcttttccttagtTCATTTCTTGAAACCGTCAATGACTACAAATCATCTAATATTATACTTATGAATTCTTGATTTTATTATCCTTTACTTCTGCTCTTATTTATGCATGTTCCTGCtagtttctctcattttttgtgCTCTAAAACGTTCTCATCTATCATCGCCATGATTTAATTGAAATGTGTAACATTTTCTTGTACACTATTGATAGAAATTTGTCGGTATCAGCCGCGCATCACACCGTGACATTTGACCCTGTTTTTACAGCGTTGCGATGCTATTTTCGCAGTAGCTCATCGTTTCCGTTCCGCATAATAACACGTTGAAAAACGGATGCAAAACATCTGGATTAATTTTTGTATTACAAAGTTTATACAAGTACTTATTTCATACGGTTCCAATCAATCAACTCTTTTAAGCTAAAATCGGCGCAAGTTTCCAGGCTGTCTTTTCCATACCAGCACTACTACCTCCAACTAGTTCTGAACCAGTTATTGACTGCGGTTGCAAACATGGAAGGGGAATCCGAATCAGCTTCATACCAACTAGCCCACAGTGCTTTCGATCataccacatttttttcgctctcGATAACGAGCTAGCCGATAGAAATTTATCAGTTATCGTTTTTATGCGTTCTCATTCCGAATAAGCGTTGATACTTCGCTTGACCTCAGGTATCCTGTGGGCGTTTTCCCCAACTTTTGTATTTACCTCCGGAgacttataattttttttatgtactatgtcgcaaaaacatttttttttatcgaaagATCTTCGATTCTGACATAAAACCCTACTTCGTACATATTTTAGGGTTGGTAGCAAACCACAGATAACATGATAAGAACGTTTTCTGCTTGAAAATAGTTTTCCTCGATTGGTTAGGTgcttaataattttaaaataatctgGTGTTTCTTTGATATATCTAGATTTTAACGTTACTTGATTATGCTTCTAACTCGGAAAGAGGTTTTACGCCTTTTTAAAGGTTGTTCACTTTTTACAAAATAGCTTTTTTCCACTGGTTTTTCTGACTTCAACATAATTTCAcgatttttattacatttttttctctctctcttgcaTATACTTTCATATGGCCATTCTCGACAGCTAACAGTTCTTCTAAAATCGGTCGCTATCTGTTGTCTATTCGTTTTATTCAGCAGTGACATGGAAATTTGTCATTATTTCGACAGAATCGAGTGGTGGCGATACTTTTTGCCGCGATTCCATCAGACGCTGCCCGATTAATTTCGTCAGATTTTTGTCTAGCTCGATTTGTCAGTCGTAATTCATGTTCTTCTGCCGCACTCTTTATCACATCACAGTTTTCTGATCTAATCGGGTAGTTAGAAACGTTGGGATGTAACAATATTTAAGGCAACATATGAGCGAATCTTCAGCTTTGTGATTCATAgctttttgtaaattttgacCCTCATATCTTCTTCATATCAATTGTTATCATGTGTTTTCTCGGCATCTTATCCAGATTTCCTTATATTTTGAGTATCATCTTCGAGAATAGGGGAGAAAATCACTGTGTTAGAATTCTTCGTTGTAATAATTCTAAAATCAGTGTTAATCAAATGAACCTTTCCCATTGCATAATTCCACTTTTATAGAGCGATATTTGTGAGATTTTTGGGGTTTTCTACGATTAGTAAGCAATGGTTATGGCGTTATCGCTGAAATGAATACTTTGCCAAGACAAAACATCAACAATTTGTTTTTCCCTATCCAACTGTCGTTTTAGAGGAGATAAGGGGCCGACAAAAGTAAAGAGAAACATTCTTTGGCAAGAACGGGATTATGCTCATAAAAGActccacaaagaaaaaatctttcatcttcaGAAAAGGAACTATGTAGAAGTTCAGTCTGCATGATGTGGTCCCAAATATTTTGGAATACTTAGATTAAGGAATAATTTATTCCGTAGCAGGAAAGTTTATCGGAAGTCAATCCGtagcttatttttcaaaactttgatCGGTTAGTGGCTACTTTTTCCCGTGTATGCAGCATCCCCGACGTTTTCTAATATAAGATTTTTGAACGGAGGCTGCTTTCGACATTTGACGCGCAGACTTGAAGGAATTCCTCTTCAAAGACTATCAAAGTGATGCTGGAAACTTCTCAGTTTCATTCCGTATATTATGATAATGAAGAACTCCAAATACACGTATCTTAGTATATTAGTAGAACATACCCTACTGTTCATACTAATTAAAAATATGCAAGCACttgaacaattttctttctccGAAGGAATTACCTCTTGCTGACAATTTTTGTATGTCTTcagttgaaaaatttgtttcaggCGAACAACAAGATTCATTCTGTTCGCGAATCTGAGGCGCATCCGGTTAACAGCGAAGTTGTCATACGTCTTGCCCATCAAATTAGCAAAAACTATTCCGTGTCGGCGCCATTATATTGGCAGCAAGGTACGTACAACCACGTTAATGCGAGCGACGTCATCATAGAAAAAACGTCCTTCCCTATGAATATTGCCTCTATggcatttttcacaaaaaatctCTTGTCATGTGCTTCTCTGCATTGATTGAAATAATGTTTGTTTACTTCATCTGTCAGTTTTCGCCCTTTCGAAACACTTCCTTTTGGGTatgagttttgatttttttaacgcTGATGACATTGCTGATGACTCGTCATTCTTCTTCTAAAGTTTTTGTAAgacagaatttttatttcgaacAGACGATCGAGAACTGGAGAATTTCCACTATGAATAGTTTATCGTTAGAGGTGGAAGTAGGTAGAGCTAAATGATGGCAGATATAGATAGATGGACAGGAACAGCATAGCTACGTACattcattttcatgttttcgttATCTCAGGGAGCTACAAATGACCTAACTCCTTACTTAATTCCATTGTAACCAACAATAAGATGTTAGATTTATCCACCGTGACCCTGACATATTCTGTAGCTTCCATGTATCCTCTTCATCATCTTTCGTTCTCATTGTTGTCCActtctttttcctgaaaaaaaagttttattatcTTTATGGCCTGTCAGTTTCTTCTTGCTCTCCGTATCTCTGAAAATATGAATTAATTTTAGTGTTTCTTGGTGCTTTCATTCTAATGGATAATAATCAGCCCTTTAAGTTTTTGTAATATTGAAACACCACTGATTTCCAGGTGATCCTTCGCGACCATTTCCTACTGAACCAGAGTTCCGAGCCTCAGCCCTCGCTGCACCAAGAACCAATCCACCAGTAGTACCTCCTGCTTTCAGCCTTCTTCGACAACAGCATGTTGCTGCAGTtagtgttcttcttttttagccccttttttcgattttttctccaatttttgtcACTGATAAGGAAATATGGTGTAATGCCgaaaatcactttttccaGAGCGGGATGGGACGTGTTTCTTCGCCGATGACGGGGATGCCCCAGATGCCTGTTCAGGGCAAGGTTTGGAGCCCACGTACAGGGTGAGTTTTATAGTTCAGAACTGTGCTTCTCAGGTACTTCACAGTCATAGGGAAAAGTAGAGAATGGGCACCAACTTATTCAGTTTTACCATCAACGTGACCTTCTTAGCGCTCAACAACTTTTGCTGTGTGCCTCTGACACTTATTTCACTGTTTTCGTATTGGTTCACTAGACATGGTCTGGCTAACAcactttcaacgaaaaaaatctttttttttgtaatttctcttccttgctgtttttatatttatgtccTTTTCCTCTGTCGTTTGTTTCTCATACCTATTGAGAAAGATGTTCTCATCATTTCTCAAGTGTTCTTTAGGGAGAGTAAAATTTAAGTTTagcatagtcgggtcaaaagaACATGAAgtcaaaagaacaaaatttgtgtaagcggctgcgctcgaatcgGCGCGACGGAGAAagtggttagaatcgaggtgggaccatcgcaaaccaATGCGAGTAATGATGTCAACAAGTATTCCCCCAGATCCTAATCTTTACACCACCGTTTctagcgcaaccgcttacataATTGGACAGAGCATGTCGTTTTGCCCCACCATAATTAGATATGTACACTGCGGAGAATGGCAAATACCTATTGCAGTCGTGAAATCCGTGAAAATATCTCTGAAGTAACTTCCTGTTTTTTGAAGgttcatcttcatttttagtAATCGCTCCAGACTTACCTTTTTTTGGTAGGTGGTTGTATGGGTTACTGTAATCCTGCAAGTTTACAATAAGTCCTCGATGCGAGCGGTACTTTTTGTACAGAGCAACCACTTTTCTTCGCTCATCACGTTGTTCGCTGCTTGAAACAGTTTTTGTTGTGAGGAAGTAGGGCAATACAGTTTTCTTGTCGTTTTATTTGCTTGCCGCCGGTCACTTCCAAACGAACTCACCACCTCACGTTGCAATCTATACAGAACTTTGCTTTTATAGCCTCCATACTTTCATTTGCTTATATTTGTTCCCCACCTCATTTTATGAATCTTCAGCCACTGTTTCTGTCCGCGTTTCAGGTACCAACAAGCTAGCCCATCTCCACGCGGCCGGGGAGCTGCTCAATGGACTGGAAGAGGCGGCGGACCAGGAGGTGTTTCTCCTTTCCAGAAGAGAACCACCCATATGGGAGAGGTAGCTTTTTCCAGCTTTCAagctttctcatttttgttttgtattcgAATTATACAAATATATCCTAGAACTCTCCTCGTATGGTGTCTCCAACTGTGAACATCAACTTTGTGAGCCCGCCACCAAGGATGAATCCACCACCAGTTAGCAAAGTGGAACAAATGAGCAGTGATAGTAGTTCCAGCTCGAGCAGTGATGATGAAAGCCCAAAATAAAGGCTTTGACAGCACATCCGGATTTTGAAAACGACCGATTGACGCAAGTACAAGTGCAAAGCCCTCTACGCGCATTTACATTGTGTATGTTTGCGAAGTTAGTTGCGCTGCACTATTCACTTGAGAAAAACCACAACATCTGTATACTTGACTATTTACAACTAAAGTCAGTTCTAAGTGATCGATACATCTTTGTCATAAGTCTCGCACATTCCAGAACACTGAACATTATCTTCCGAAAGTGGTTTTTTATTGTCAGGTGACCTTAATTCGACCGACGGAACAGTCCTTTCCATGGTTTCTATTGAATATAGTAGTTTTGGCTggtttttggaaataaattgGAGTAGAGTCTCTTTTTTGCTGTAATATTAAAATGGACAGTGATATCGACTTCATGCTATTTACTTGCGAGGATGAAGTCCAAACCTCCCACTTACggtacttttttcaattttttttggttattacTGGGAAGTAGTTTATAATTTGGAATTGGACTTTCATCATTTTGATCTGAATTCCCTGatgactctttttttcccaacgGGCGTGCCACCATCACTTTTAcagctttatttttgtttttgtccaaAATTTCCGCGACAGGAAATTTGTCACCTTACCTTTAAGCgtgcgtttttttaaagtggatTATTGACGATTACGGCTGTTGCGAGTCATTTTCAGCGAGATTTAGGATATCAGGCGGATCATCTGTACATTTATGCCTTTTATAACTGGGTCGGCAGAACAGTTATGGGCTTGGAGATTTTCGATAAGGATTTGCTGGttcgttaaaaaaattagtagtaGAAGTAATAAAGTGAGAATaggcaaaaatgaaaaagttaaGCGCGGGCAGGATAGACAATTCAGAAGAGAGAAtacattatttcaaaattagtAGGACAGAAACATATatgtatttgtgtttcacaCAAACACCCTTTTCTATTTGCATATatgtatttgtgtttcacaCAAACACCCTTTTCTATTTGC
This is a stretch of genomic DNA from Necator americanus strain Aroian chromosome II, whole genome shotgun sequence. It encodes these proteins:
- a CDS encoding hypothetical protein (NECATOR_CHRII.G4815.T3) translates to MTDCRSLRDCLLESVDDLDFITKQILESLLNRDKYRRGNESLNSLVTLFEGRINEVKSLLERVPEFRAREDLIRQLENCVQERNEVIDRLETNLKVAEMALTSAVYQANNKIHSVRESEAHPVNSEVVIRLAHQISKNYSVSAPLYWQQGDPSRPFPTEPEFRASALAAPRTNPPVVPPAFSLLRQQHVAASGMGRVSSPMTGMPQMPVQGKVWSPRTGYQQASPSPRGRGAAQWTGRGGGPGGVSPFQKRTTHMGENSPRMVSPTVNINFVSPPPRMNPPPVSKALTAHPDFENDRLTQVQVQSPLRAFTLCSKMPPNAEQAPSGLSFVKEAINAELPEQDGFESHLFTVGEYNNAVGAPFKLPYNPDSAAVLIISTPNMFDVSFKRWILMKYKEFGSIEAVAENISSPIQEFLNYRLEPLCRIFDEAKVDYELLHDHSLWPNRKPKILMQTCGHISGAAYYYQPFQVGGEGWPPLIPQGKKKFIGLSLHPIYGGHFAFRSVFIFPKLRLVDFNAPKPLSILHSKSEIRDALEKFNYSWQNSGFRDFGSPIKRYSATQMEFFGVPPSERWDILRHWCEQP
- a CDS encoding hypothetical protein (NECATOR_CHRII.G4815.T1): MTDCRSLRDCLLESVDDLDFITKQILESLLNRDKYRRGNESLNSLVTLFEGRINEVKSLLERVPEFRAREDLIRQLENCVQERNEVIDRLETNLKVAEMALTSAVYQANNKIHSVRESEAHPVNSEVVIRLAHQISKNYSVSAPLYWQQGDPSRPFPTEPEFRASALAAPRTNPPVVPPAFSLLRQQHVAASGMGRVSSPMTGMPQMPVQGKVWSPRTGYQQASPSPRGRGAAQWTGRGGGPGGVSPFQKRTTHMGENSPRMVSPTVNINFVSPPPRMNPPPVSKVEQMSSDSSSSSSSDDESPK